A genomic segment from Poecilia reticulata strain Guanapo linkage group LG3, Guppy_female_1.0+MT, whole genome shotgun sequence encodes:
- the LOC103462605 gene encoding insulin-like growth factor 1 receptor has product MRSQMEGSRLTLFGGLMLALSSCLRPATAEICTPSIDIGNNISEFRQLENCTVVEGYLQILLIGDKSNNNFNQEVFRTLSFPKLTMITDYLLLFRVSGLDSLSTLFPNLSVIRGRNLFYNYALVIFEMTSLKDIGLYNLRNITRGAIRIEKNPELCYLDSIDWSLIMDAEFNNYIAGNKQSKECGDVCPGIMENNPMCKKTMFNNNYNYRCWNSHHCQKECPEKCGRRVCTADGECCHPQCLGSCSLPGDDTACAACVHYYHNGRCVADCPPGTYRFEGWRCISADFCSKVHLPDFDIFVIHGGECMPDCPSGYTRSTPDSMSCTACDGLCDKVCDGKVIDSVDAAQSLKGCTVIKGDLQITIRRGHNMVAELESFTGLIQRVTGYVRIRHSHTLSSLAFLRSLRYIDGESLHEDMYAFSAFDNQQLQYLWDWKQHNLTIKAGKLFFRANPKLCTSEIRKMWEKTGVRGRFEERDFRNNGDRASCESTILQFTSNTTSDKRIKLTWQRYRPPDYRDLISFIVYYKEAPFQNITEFEGQDGCGSNSWNMVDVELRPDKEKDPGVLLSGLKPWTQYAIFVKAITLMVEDKHMPGAKSKVVYIRTSPAAPSMPQDVRAYSNSSTQLMVRWSPPVSPNGNQTYYWVKWQKQAEDKELYQHNYCSKELKIPIRIAATGDKEEDTKPTKPDPDGVDKGPCCPCPKSPEALEAEAADASYRKVFENFLHNTIFTPRPPDRRRRDLFGVANATRSRRFHLYANSTAIPPPXGAGNGSVXDPEPTEQEYEVMDDKVTNHELQITGLEPFRVYRIDIHACNRQVQQCSAAEFVFSRTKPAEKTDDIPGPVSWEGHEDWVFLRWPEPSQPNGLILMYEIKFKLAAEAEKHECVSRQLYRSQQGVRLXNLSPGNYSVRVRATSLAGNGSWTPTLNLYVSESSESVFAMIFVPILTIVLICTLVSVLVVFNKKRNSDRLGNGVLYASVNPEYFSAAEMYVPDEWEVAREKISLCRELGQGSFGMVYEGVAKGVVKDEPEILVAVKTVNESASMRERIEFLNEASVMKEFNCHHVVRLLGVVSQGQPTLVIMELMTRGDLKSYLRSLRPKEQQVSSLSLPPLKKMLQMAGQIADGMAYLNANKFVHRDLAARNCMVAEDFTVKIGDFGMTRDIYETDYYRKGGKGLLPVRWMSPESLKDGVFTTNSDVWSFGVVLWEIATLAEQPYQGLSNEQVLRFVMEGGLLEKPQNCPDMLFELMRMCWQYNPKMRPSFVEIISSIKDELDPSFKEVSFYYSADNKPAEAPQLHLDKLDHSTDVPLEPSSQQQLQQQNPPSPSXEGAPAPSQAPGSPSSPCTSSAVMDKQPSSQQAANGLSGTGLPASSGATVRPNLDELPPYAHMNGGRKNERAMPLPQSSAC; this is encoded by the exons TCTGCACTCCCAGTATCGACATCGGCAACAACATTAGTGAATTCAGACAACTGGAGAACTGCACAGTGGTGGAGGGCTACTTRCAGATCCTCCTCATAGGtgacaaaagcaacaacaacttCAACCAAGAAGTCTTCCGCACCCTCAGCTTCCCCAAGCTGACCATGATAACGGACTACCTGCTGCTGTTCAGAGTTTCAGGCCTGGACAGCCTGAGCACGCTCTTCCCTAACCTCTCCGTCATCCGTGGCCGTAACCTCTTCTACAACTACGCCCTGGTGATCTTTGAGATGACCAGCCTGAAGGACATCGGCCTGTACAACCTGAGAAACATCACCCGGGGGGCCATTCGCATTGAGAAGAACCCAGAGCTCTGCTACCTGGACTCCATAGACTGGTCCCTCATCATGGATGCAGAGTTCAACAATTACATCGCAGGCAACAAGCAGTCCAAAGAGTGCGGTGACGTTTGTCCAGGCATCATGGAAAACAATCCCATGTGCAAGAAGACCATGTTCAACAACAATTACAACTACCGCTGCTGGAATTCCCACCATTGCCAAAAAG agtgtcctgaaaagtgtggaaggCGAGTGTGCACAGCTGACGGCGAGTGCTGCCATCCTCAGTGTCTGGGCAGCTGCTCGCTTCCGGGCGACGACACTGCATGCGCCGCATGTGTGCATTACTACCACAACGGCAGATGTGTGGCTGACTGCCCTCCAGGCACATACAGGTTTGAGGGMTGGCGTTGCATCAGTGCTGATTTTTGCTCTAAAGTGCACCTTCCAGACTTCGACATCTTCGTCATCCACGGGGGAGAATGTATGCCTGACTGTCCGTCTGGGTACACGCGATCCACACCTGACAG CATGTCGTGCACCGCCTGCGATGGCCTGTGCGATAAAGTTTGTGACGGGAAGGTCATCGACTCTGTGGATGCTGCTCAGTCTCTCAAAGGCTGCACCGTTATTAAGGGTGACCTGCAAATCACCATCCGCAGAGGCC ataacATGGTGGCAGAGCTGGAGAGTTTCACAGGTTTGATCCAGAGGGTGACTGGTTATGTCCGGATCAGACATTCACACACCCTGAGCTCACTGGCGTTCCTCCGAAGTCTGAGATACATCGATGGAGAAAGCCTTCATGAAGA CATGTATGCCTTCTCRGCATTCGacaaccagcagctccagtaCCTTTGGGACTGGAAGCAGCACAACCTGACCATAAAAGCGGGCAAGCTGTTCTTCCGAGCCAACCCGAAGCTGTGTACGTCCGAGATCCGCAAGATGTGGGAAAAGACGGGCGTCCGGGGCCGCTTTGAAGAGAGAGACTTCCGAAACAATGGCGACAGAGCCAGCT GTGAAAGCACCATCCTGCAGTTTACATCCAACACCACCAGTGACAAGAGGATCAAGCTGACATGGCAGCGCTACCGACCTCCTGACTACAGAGACCTCATCAGCTTTATAGTCTACTACAAGGAGGC GCCGTTTCAGAACATCACAGAGTTTGAAGGGCAGGACGGTTGYGGTTCCAACAGCTGGAACATGGTGGACGTGGAACTGAGGCCAGATAAGGAAAAGGACCCYGGGGTTCTTCTTTCCGGCCTGAAACCCTGGACGCAATACGCCATCTTTGTCAAAGCTATCACGCTCATGGTGGAAGACAAACACATGCCCGGCGCCAAGAGCAAAGTGGTCTACATCCGCACCAGCCCTGCTG CGCCCTCCATGCCTCAGGATGTGCGGGCCTACTCTAACTCCTCCACGCAGCTGATGGTCCGCTGGTCGCCCCCCGTCTCACCCAACGGAAATCAGACTTACTACTGGGTGAAGTGGCAGAAACAAGCTGAAGACAAGGAGCTGTACCAGCATAACTACTGCTCCAAAG AGCTAAAGATCCCCATTAGGATTGCTGCCACTGGAGACAAAGAGGAGGATACAAAGCCCACTAAACCAGATCCTGATGGAGTAGATAAGGGTCCTTGCTGCCCCTGCCCCAAATCGCCAGAAGCCCTGGAGGCTGAAGCTGCCGATGCCTCCTACCGAAAAGTCTTTGAAAACTTCCTACACAACACCATTTTTACGCCGAG GCCTCCAGATCGGCGTCGCAGAGATCTTTTTGGCGTCGCCAACGCCACCCGTTCTCGCCGCTTCCATCTTTACGCCAACAGCACTGCGATTCCCCCCCCTKCGGGCGCCGGCAACGGCAGCGTCCYTGACCCAGARCCAACCGAACAAGAGTACGAGGTCATGGATGACAAGGTGACCAACCACGAGCTGCAGATAACCGGCCTGGAGCCTTTCAGAGTTTACCGCATCGACATCCACGCCTGCAACAGGCAGGTTCAGCAGTGCAGCGCGGCCGAGTTCGTCTTCTCCAGGACCAAGCCGGCAG AAAAGACTGATGACATCCCAGGCCCAGTGAGCTGGGAGGGCCATGAGGACTGGGTGTTCCTGCGCTGGCCGGAGCCCAGCCAGCCCAATGGTCTCATCCTCATGTACGAGATCAAGTTCAAACTGGCTGCAGAG GCCGAGAAGCACGAGTGTGTTTCTAGACAGCTCTATCGCAGCCAGCAAGGTGTTCGCCTGRCCAACCTCAGTCCTGGAAACTACTCGGTCAGGGTGAGAGCCACATCAYTGGCTGGCAATGGCTCCTGGACCCCCACCCTGAATCTCTATGTTTCTGAAA GTTCTGAAAGCGTCTTCGCTATGATCTTTGTTCCAATCTTGACCATCGTCCTAATCTGCACTTTGGTGTCGGTGCTGGTGGTCTTCAACAAGAAAAG GAACAGCGATCGGCTCGGGAACGGAGTCTTGTATGCCTCTGTCAACCCCGAGTACTTCAGCGCAGCAGAAA tgTATGTCCCAGACGAGTGGGAGGTGGCCCGGGAGAAGATTTCCCTCTGCCGGGAGCTCGGCCAGGGGTCTTTCGGGATGGTATACGAGGGCGTGGCCAAGGGTGTGGTCAAAGACGAGCCGGAGATCCTCGTCGCTGTAAAGACTGTAAACGAGTCGGCCAGCATGAGGGAGCGGATTGAGTTTCTCAACGAAGCTTCTGTTATGAAGGAATTTAATTGCCATCATGTG gtgCGTCTTCTTGGTGTGGTCTCCCAAGGCCAGCCCACCCTGGTCATCATGGAGCTGATGACCAGAGGAGACCTGAAGAGTTACCTGCGCTCCCTGCGTCCCAAAGAG CAACAGGTTTCCAGTCTATCTCTCCCGCCGctgaaaaaaatgcttcagatgGCGGGACAGATCGCGGACGGCATGGCTTACCTCAACGCCAACAAGTTTGTCCATCGAGATCTGGCCGCAAGAAACTGCATGGTGGCTGAAGACTTCACCGTAAAGATCGGAG ATTTTGGCATGACCAGAGACATCTATGAGACCGATTACTATCGCAAAGGTGGTAAAGGCCTGCTCCCTGTCCGCTGGATGTCACCCGAGTCTCTGAAGGACGGCGTTTTCACCACCAACTCGGACGTCTG GTCATTCGGGGTTGTTTTGTGGGAGATAGCCACTCTGGCAGAGCAGCCGTACCAGGGTCTGTCCAACGAGCAAGTCCTTCGCTTTGTAATGGAGGGAGGACTGCTGGAGAAACCACAGAACTGTCCAGACATGCT ATTCGAGCTGATGCGAATGTGTTGGCAGTACAACCCTAAAATGCGTCCCTCCTTCGTTGAGATCATCAGCAGCATCAAGGATGAGCTGGACCCGTCTTTCAAAGAGGTTAGTTTCTACTACAGTGCCGACAACAAGCCCGCCGAAGCGCCACAGCTCCACCTGGATAAACTGGACCACTCCACGGATGTTCCCCTGGAACCCTCTtcgcagcagcagctgcagcagcagaaccccCCRTCTCCAAGCYCAGAGGGGGCGCCTGCCCCGTCRCAAGCGCCCGGCTCCCCGTCCTCTCCCTGCACGTCGAGCGCAGTMATGGACAAGCAGCCTTCGAGCCAGCAGGCGGCCAACGGACTCTCTGGGACTGGCCTTCCCGCGAGCTCGGGAGCCACAGTGCGGCCAAACCTGGACGAACTGCCGCCGTACGCGCACATGAACGGAGGACGCAAAAACGAGCGCGCCATGCCTCTCCCACAGTCGTCCGCCTGCTGA